The following are encoded in a window of Streptomyces sp. Go-475 genomic DNA:
- a CDS encoding D-2-hydroxyacid dehydrogenase family protein: MRLRCAVLNDFQKVATEVADWSVVADDVEVVCFDSHIDGEDALAAALADFDIVVTVRERVPFPGSLIARLPRLKLLVASGMRNSVIDYAAAEAHGVTVCGTASSSTPPVELTWALLLGLARGIVEESTALRSGGRWQSTVGADLHGRRLGLLGLGKIGSRVAQVGLAFGMRVGAWSQNLTRERAEEVGVELAASKEQLLADSDFVSVHLALSDRTRGLLGPAELALLKPTAYLVNTSRAAIVDQDALLDALHAGRIAGAGVDVFDIEPLPAGHPMRTAPRLLATPHLGYVSRANYATYYGQAVEDIRAFLDGAPVRRLP, from the coding sequence GTGCGGCTGCGCTGTGCTGTGCTGAACGACTTTCAGAAGGTGGCGACCGAGGTCGCCGACTGGTCGGTGGTCGCGGACGACGTGGAGGTCGTCTGCTTCGACAGCCACATCGACGGCGAGGACGCCCTCGCCGCGGCCCTGGCCGACTTCGACATCGTGGTGACCGTGCGCGAGCGCGTACCGTTCCCCGGTTCACTGATCGCCCGGCTGCCGCGGCTGAAACTGCTCGTCGCCTCCGGCATGCGCAACTCGGTCATCGACTACGCGGCCGCCGAGGCGCACGGCGTCACGGTCTGCGGCACGGCCAGCTCCTCCACCCCGCCGGTCGAACTGACCTGGGCGCTGCTGCTCGGCCTCGCCCGCGGCATCGTCGAGGAGAGCACCGCCCTGCGCTCCGGCGGCCGCTGGCAGAGCACCGTCGGCGCCGACCTGCACGGCCGTCGTCTGGGGCTCCTCGGTCTGGGGAAGATCGGCAGCCGGGTCGCCCAGGTCGGCCTCGCCTTCGGCATGCGGGTCGGCGCCTGGAGCCAGAACCTCACCCGGGAGCGGGCCGAGGAGGTCGGCGTGGAACTCGCCGCCTCCAAGGAGCAGTTGCTGGCCGACAGCGACTTCGTGTCGGTCCACCTCGCGCTGAGCGACCGCACCCGCGGCCTGCTCGGGCCCGCCGAACTCGCCCTGCTCAAGCCGACCGCCTACCTGGTCAACACCTCGCGCGCGGCGATCGTCGACCAGGACGCCCTGCTCGACGCCCTGCACGCCGGCCGTATCGCCGGTGCCGGCGTGGACGTCTTCGACATCGAGCCCCTCCCCGCCGGGCACCCGATGCGCACGGCTCCCCGCCTCCTCGCCACCCCGCACCTCGGTTACGTCTCCCGCGCCAACTACGCGACCTACTACGGGCAGGCCGTGGAGGACATCCGCGCCTTCCTCGACGGCGCTCCGGTACGACGGCTCCCCTGA
- the chpG gene encoding chaplin ChpG, which translates to MSRIAKGLVLTSAAAAAVAGSTGIAAADAGAQAAAAHSPGVLSGNVVQVPLHIPVNVCGNTVDIIGLLNPAFGNECEND; encoded by the coding sequence ATGTCGCGTATCGCGAAGGGCCTGGTCCTGACCTCCGCTGCCGCTGCCGCTGTCGCGGGCAGCACCGGCATCGCCGCCGCCGACGCCGGCGCGCAGGCCGCCGCCGCCCACTCCCCGGGCGTGCTGTCCGGCAACGTCGTCCAGGTGCCGCTGCACATCCCGGTCAACGTCTGCGGCAACACGGTCGACATCATCGGCCTGCTGAACCCGGCGTTCGGCAACGAGTGCGAGAACGACTGA
- a CDS encoding chaplin: MSRIAKAAGVALGTGAVVVSGAGLALADAGAQGKAVGSPGVLSGNILQVPVHVPINLCGNTVNIVGLLNPAFGNECENKDDHKGHHGGYGYGH, from the coding sequence ATGTCTCGCATCGCGAAGGCAGCCGGTGTCGCGCTCGGCACGGGTGCCGTGGTGGTCAGCGGAGCCGGTCTGGCCCTGGCCGACGCGGGCGCCCAGGGCAAGGCCGTCGGGTCGCCGGGCGTCCTGTCGGGCAACATCCTGCAGGTCCCGGTCCACGTGCCGATCAACCTCTGCGGCAACACGGTCAACATCGTGGGCCTGCTGAACCCGGCGTTCGGCAACGAGTGCGAAAACAAGGACGACCACAAGGGCCACCACGGTGGCTACGGGTACGGCCACTGA
- a CDS encoding glycosyltransferase: MRVLHIITGLGVGGAEQQLRLLLRHLPVDCDVVTLTNPGPVAAGLRADGVRVHHLGMAGNRDLGALPRLVRVIRAGGYQLVHTHLYRACLYGRIAARLAGVRAVVATEHSLGASQMEGRPLNAGVRALYLAGERLGRTTVAVSPTVAERLRRWGVPGPRIEVVPNGIDLARFRFDPARRQDTRRRLGLPDDAYVIGAVGRLAPGKRFGVLIRALAQLPDDHRLLLVGGGPEEDVLRRTARAAGVADRVLFTGERPCVPDGSDGPDLPSLTAAMDVLASPSPEEAFGLAVVEALASGLPVLYASCPALQDLPPTAAPTARHVTGGPDAYARALADVRRQGPGPRTVPEAARHYCITRSAARLMDVYADAVSRPLSPSFQEARTS, translated from the coding sequence ATGAGGGTCCTGCACATCATCACCGGCCTCGGCGTCGGCGGCGCCGAGCAGCAACTGCGGCTGCTGCTGCGGCACCTGCCCGTCGACTGCGACGTGGTGACCCTGACCAACCCGGGCCCGGTGGCCGCCGGGCTGCGCGCCGACGGGGTGCGCGTGCACCACCTCGGCATGGCGGGCAACCGCGACCTGGGCGCCCTGCCCCGCCTGGTGCGGGTCATCCGCGCGGGCGGCTACCAGCTCGTGCACACCCACCTCTACCGCGCCTGCCTCTACGGCCGGATCGCCGCGCGCCTCGCCGGGGTCCGGGCGGTCGTCGCCACCGAGCACTCGCTCGGCGCCTCTCAGATGGAGGGCCGCCCGCTCAACGCGGGAGTCCGCGCCCTGTACCTCGCTGGCGAGCGGCTCGGCCGTACGACGGTCGCCGTCTCCCCCACGGTCGCCGAGCGGCTGAGGCGCTGGGGCGTGCCCGGTCCGCGCATCGAGGTCGTGCCCAACGGCATCGACCTGGCCCGCTTCCGCTTCGACCCGGCCCGCCGCCAGGACACGCGCCGCCGGCTCGGCCTGCCGGACGACGCGTACGTCATCGGCGCCGTCGGCCGCCTCGCCCCCGGCAAGCGCTTCGGCGTCCTGATCCGGGCGCTGGCCCAACTCCCCGACGACCACCGGCTGCTGCTGGTCGGCGGCGGCCCCGAGGAGGACGTGCTGCGCCGCACGGCCCGGGCCGCCGGGGTCGCCGACCGGGTGCTGTTCACCGGCGAACGCCCCTGCGTCCCGGACGGCTCGGACGGACCCGACCTGCCGTCGCTGACCGCCGCGATGGACGTCCTCGCCTCGCCGTCCCCGGAGGAGGCCTTCGGCCTGGCCGTCGTGGAGGCACTGGCGTCCGGCCTGCCGGTGCTCTACGCCTCCTGCCCGGCCCTGCAGGACCTGCCCCCGACCGCCGCTCCCACCGCCCGGCACGTCACCGGCGGCCCCGACGCGTACGCCCGGGCCCTGGCGGACGTACGCCGGCAGGGCCCGGGGCCGCGCACGGTGCCCGAGGCCGCCCGCCACTACTGCATCACCCGCAGCGCCGCCCGGCTCATGGACGTGTACGCCGACGCGGTCTCCCGCCCCCTGTCCCCCTCGTTCCAGGAAGCCCGCACCTCATGA
- a CDS encoding glycosyltransferase family 4 protein, whose translation MHLSPTDPPPRVLHVTQPVDGGVARVVTDLARAQLAAGLRVTVACPDSPLAARLTALGADVRHWAATRSPGPSLMGEARRLARVVVDVRPDLVHAHSAKAGLAGRLAVRGRIPTVFQPHAWSFEAVGGTTAALARGWERSGARWAARVVCVSEAERRLGAAAGVRGRWSVIPNGIDVERFRPAAADAVRASLLPDVDPGAPLVVCVGRLCRQKGQDVLLTAWDSVLRRVPGARLALVGDGPDHGRLRALAPRSVLFAGDVADVVPWYQAADLVVLPSRWEGMALAPLEAMACGRPVVVTDVGGARESLPPGHAPHCLVPAVAPAALAGALAELLLDPPLRESLGLRARRHVLSTHDVRRTAQAVADVYRELLGADAVSTEYRESVHS comes from the coding sequence ATGCACCTGTCACCGACCGACCCTCCGCCACGGGTCCTGCACGTCACCCAGCCCGTGGACGGCGGGGTGGCCCGGGTCGTGACGGACCTGGCCCGCGCCCAGCTCGCCGCCGGACTGCGCGTCACGGTCGCCTGCCCCGACAGCCCCCTCGCGGCCCGGCTCACGGCGCTCGGCGCGGACGTGCGGCACTGGGCGGCGACTCGCTCGCCGGGGCCGTCACTGATGGGCGAGGCGCGGCGGCTGGCCCGTGTCGTCGTGGACGTGCGGCCCGACCTGGTGCACGCGCACAGCGCGAAGGCCGGGCTGGCCGGGCGGCTCGCCGTGCGGGGGCGGATCCCGACCGTGTTCCAGCCGCACGCCTGGTCGTTCGAGGCGGTCGGCGGGACCACCGCGGCCCTCGCCCGCGGCTGGGAGCGGTCGGGCGCGCGCTGGGCGGCGAGGGTGGTGTGCGTCAGCGAGGCGGAGCGCCGGCTCGGGGCGGCGGCCGGGGTCCGGGGGCGGTGGAGTGTCATCCCCAACGGGATCGACGTCGAACGCTTCCGGCCGGCCGCCGCGGACGCCGTACGGGCGAGCCTGCTGCCGGACGTCGATCCGGGGGCGCCGCTGGTGGTGTGCGTGGGGCGGCTGTGCCGGCAGAAGGGGCAGGACGTCCTGCTGACGGCGTGGGACTCCGTGCTGCGGCGGGTGCCCGGGGCGCGGCTGGCGCTGGTCGGCGACGGGCCGGACCACGGCCGGCTGCGGGCCCTCGCGCCGCGTTCCGTGCTGTTCGCGGGGGACGTCGCCGATGTCGTGCCCTGGTACCAGGCGGCGGACCTGGTCGTCCTGCCGTCGCGCTGGGAGGGCATGGCGCTGGCGCCGCTGGAGGCCATGGCGTGCGGTCGGCCGGTGGTCGTGACGGACGTGGGCGGGGCCCGCGAGAGCCTGCCGCCCGGCCACGCGCCGCACTGCCTGGTCCCCGCCGTCGCCCCGGCGGCACTGGCCGGGGCCCTCGCCGAGTTGCTGCTCGATCCGCCGCTGCGCGAGTCGCTCGGCCTGCGGGCGCGCCGGCACGTCCTGTCCACACACGACGTGCGCCGCACGGCCCAGGCGGTCGCGGACGTGTACCGCGAACTCCTGGGCGCGGACGCCGTGTCCACCGAGTACAGGGAGTCAGTCCACTCGTGA
- a CDS encoding O-antigen ligase family protein, whose protein sequence is MIRAGAHAPVLPLLAVVVLLALPLGPGGEGGAGPADAVSALVVLYCAVRVVRDRRRPLSPAVAVVLGLPVLGVAVAAMGAVSPGEGLVGLGRYLQVFVLVPAAVLLLLRGRGDFRLLAWSFVALAVWQGAVGVHQYATGTGASYQGRPVRAVGTFGAQDVMGMATVVSLGLVCAVGLALGAAPVRQRIVALACALALLPPLALSFSRGAWIATAVTVAAQLLLAGLRRALTAGAVVAAVSVVLVGGFGLGTAMLQERISSITRVADAPDQSVTDRYTMWAAATGMWREHPLTGVGLKGFPEHRDSHASLALSAGSDTEGAGAGFRKQPLLSPHNMYLLILAEQGLIGLLALAGSWLALLLCAVRALWRTRRARGPGLDCGLIACGLLVWQLTDFAYADIGGPSTVLTAMCFGLAAWWGLSAANVPAVPDRDQAGADARGLTEEAPAR, encoded by the coding sequence ATGATCCGGGCTGGGGCGCATGCGCCCGTCCTGCCGCTGCTGGCCGTCGTCGTCCTGCTCGCGCTGCCGCTGGGGCCGGGCGGCGAGGGCGGTGCCGGACCCGCCGACGCGGTGTCCGCGCTGGTGGTGCTGTACTGCGCGGTCCGTGTCGTGCGGGACCGGCGGCGACCCCTGTCCCCCGCGGTGGCCGTGGTGCTGGGCCTTCCGGTGCTCGGTGTCGCGGTCGCCGCGATGGGCGCGGTGTCGCCGGGCGAGGGGCTCGTCGGCCTCGGCCGCTACCTCCAGGTCTTCGTGCTGGTCCCGGCCGCCGTGCTGCTGCTCCTGCGGGGCCGGGGCGACTTCCGGCTGCTGGCCTGGTCGTTCGTGGCGCTGGCGGTGTGGCAGGGGGCGGTCGGCGTGCACCAGTACGCGACCGGGACCGGCGCCTCGTACCAGGGGCGGCCGGTGCGGGCCGTGGGCACGTTCGGGGCGCAGGACGTGATGGGCATGGCCACGGTGGTCTCCCTCGGGCTGGTGTGCGCGGTGGGTCTCGCGCTCGGGGCCGCGCCCGTACGGCAGCGGATCGTCGCGCTGGCCTGCGCGCTGGCGCTGCTGCCGCCGCTCGCGCTGTCCTTCAGCCGCGGGGCGTGGATCGCGACGGCGGTGACGGTCGCGGCGCAACTGCTGCTGGCCGGGCTGCGGCGGGCGCTGACGGCCGGGGCGGTGGTGGCCGCGGTGAGCGTCGTCCTGGTGGGGGGCTTCGGGCTCGGTACGGCGATGCTGCAGGAGCGGATCAGCAGCATCACGCGGGTCGCGGACGCGCCCGACCAGTCGGTGACCGACCGGTACACCATGTGGGCGGCGGCGACCGGCATGTGGCGCGAGCACCCGCTGACCGGGGTGGGGCTGAAGGGGTTCCCCGAACACCGCGACTCCCACGCCTCGCTGGCCCTCTCGGCGGGCAGCGACACGGAGGGCGCGGGCGCGGGCTTCCGCAAGCAGCCGCTGCTGTCGCCCCACAACATGTACCTGCTCATCCTGGCCGAGCAGGGGCTGATCGGCCTCCTGGCCCTGGCGGGCAGCTGGCTGGCGCTGCTGCTGTGCGCGGTGCGCGCCCTGTGGCGGACCCGCCGGGCTCGCGGACCGGGCCTCGACTGCGGCCTGATCGCCTGCGGCCTGCTGGTCTGGCAGCTGACCGACTTCGCCTACGCCGACATCGGGGGCCCGTCGACGGTCCTCACCGCGATGTGCTTCGGCCTGGCGGCGTGGTGGGGCCTGTCCGCCGCGAACGTCCCGGCGGTGCCCGACCGGGATCAGGCCGGGGCGGACGCCCGGGGCCTGACGGAGGAGGCCCCGGCACGATGA
- a CDS encoding lipid II flippase MurJ yields the protein MPAATAPSAAGHPSSPADAPVTRGFLARATLLTAVLSAAGALLGLVRDQALARMFGAGSATDAFLVAWTVPEFAATLLIEDGLAIALIPAFSMALARRAQGVPGDPVRALVAGTLPRLSLAFAAVAALLAVCAPQVVRVLAPGLPDPALAVDCTRLTATCVLTFGLAGYCSAALRAHRRFLAPAAIYVAYNTGIITAVLVLGGRWGVRAAAFGVAAGGCLMVVAQLPVLWRELRGRSAAAPAGGEGGGRPMGLALLAAVLLFALCRQSQVLIERFLGSTLPAGAISHLNYAQKVAQIPMTLSLMLCTVTFPVVARALADGDTERARARVERDLALAACLVLAGASVVVACAPQIIELLFQRGAFTGRDTTATVRVMRVYAFGLLAQTLVGALIRSYFSAGRATWYPLGAMAAGLVVTAGAGAWAVGPWGVMGIAAANAAGITVTAALLLAGMGPRSIPIRTRRMLCELCRPVGAAVAATLAGAWAAGRFGSPVLALTAGALTVAAVFLLLGRALGDQGCVTALKSLRSVSRRLPHGRSR from the coding sequence GTGCCCGCCGCAACTGCCCCTTCGGCCGCCGGCCACCCGTCGTCCCCCGCCGACGCCCCCGTCACCCGCGGGTTTCTCGCCCGGGCCACGCTGCTCACCGCCGTTCTCTCCGCCGCCGGGGCCCTGCTCGGGCTGGTGCGGGACCAGGCGTTGGCGCGGATGTTCGGGGCGGGGAGTGCGACGGACGCGTTTCTCGTGGCGTGGACCGTGCCGGAGTTCGCGGCCACGCTGCTCATCGAGGACGGGCTGGCCATCGCGCTGATCCCGGCGTTCAGCATGGCCCTGGCCCGGCGCGCGCAGGGCGTTCCCGGCGACCCGGTGCGTGCGCTGGTCGCCGGTACGCTGCCCCGGCTGTCGCTGGCCTTCGCCGCCGTCGCCGCGCTCCTGGCCGTCTGCGCCCCGCAGGTCGTGCGCGTCCTGGCCCCGGGCCTGCCCGACCCCGCGCTCGCCGTGGACTGCACCCGGCTCACCGCCACCTGCGTGCTGACCTTCGGGCTGGCCGGGTACTGCAGCGCGGCCCTGCGCGCCCACCGCCGGTTCCTCGCCCCGGCGGCGATCTACGTCGCCTACAACACCGGCATCATCACCGCGGTGCTCGTGCTCGGCGGGCGGTGGGGCGTGCGCGCCGCGGCGTTCGGCGTGGCGGCGGGCGGCTGTCTGATGGTCGTCGCACAACTGCCGGTGCTGTGGCGCGAGTTGCGCGGACGGTCGGCGGCCGCTCCGGCCGGTGGGGAGGGCGGCGGGCGTCCGATGGGACTGGCCCTGCTCGCCGCCGTCCTGCTGTTCGCGCTGTGCCGGCAGTCCCAGGTCCTGATCGAGCGGTTCCTCGGCTCCACCCTGCCCGCCGGCGCCATCTCGCACCTGAACTACGCGCAGAAGGTCGCCCAGATCCCCATGACGCTGTCGCTGATGCTGTGCACGGTCACCTTCCCGGTGGTCGCCCGCGCCCTGGCCGACGGCGACACCGAGCGGGCCCGCGCCCGCGTGGAACGCGATCTCGCCCTGGCCGCGTGCCTGGTGCTGGCCGGCGCGTCGGTCGTCGTGGCCTGCGCCCCGCAGATCATCGAACTGCTCTTCCAGCGCGGCGCGTTCACCGGCCGGGACACGACGGCCACGGTCCGGGTGATGCGCGTGTACGCCTTCGGCCTGCTGGCGCAGACCCTGGTCGGCGCCCTGATCCGGTCGTACTTCTCGGCGGGCCGGGCCACCTGGTACCCGCTCGGCGCGATGGCGGCGGGACTCGTCGTCACCGCCGGTGCCGGCGCCTGGGCGGTGGGCCCCTGGGGCGTCATGGGGATCGCCGCCGCCAACGCCGCCGGCATCACCGTCACGGCCGCGCTGCTGCTCGCCGGCATGGGCCCCCGCAGCATCCCGATCCGCACCCGGCGCATGCTCTGCGAGCTGTGCCGGCCGGTCGGCGCGGCGGTGGCCGCGACGCTCGCGGGCGCCTGGGCCGCGGGCCGCTTCGGCTCCCCCGTCCTCGCTCTCACCGCCGGCGCGCTCACCGTCGCCGCCGTCTTCCTCCTGCTCGGCCGGGCCCTGGGCGACCAGGGCTGCGTCACCGCGCTGAAGTCCCTCCGTTCCGTCTCACGAAGGCTCCCTCATGGCCGCTCCCGTTGA
- a CDS encoding vitamin K epoxide reductase family protein — MTPPAHHAAGTAGAGRAFALLLVVTGAAGLLASWIITLDKFKLLEDPDFTPGCSINPVLSCGSVMESDQAEAFGFPNPMLGLVAYGVVVCVGVSLLAGARFPRWYWLAFDAGCLFGVGFVSWLQFESLYRIDALCLWCCLAWAATIPLFWYVTSFAVRHAFLPAPRPVRRFLDEFTWLPPVLHLGVVGMLVLTRWWDFWTS; from the coding sequence GTGACCCCGCCCGCGCACCACGCGGCAGGCACGGCGGGCGCCGGCCGGGCGTTCGCCCTGCTGCTGGTCGTCACGGGAGCGGCGGGGCTGCTGGCGTCCTGGATCATCACCCTCGACAAGTTCAAGCTGCTCGAGGACCCGGACTTCACCCCCGGATGCAGCATCAACCCGGTCCTGTCCTGCGGCAGCGTCATGGAGAGCGACCAGGCCGAGGCCTTCGGGTTCCCCAACCCGATGCTGGGACTGGTCGCCTACGGCGTCGTCGTCTGCGTCGGCGTGAGCCTGCTGGCCGGCGCCCGGTTCCCCCGCTGGTACTGGCTGGCCTTCGACGCCGGATGCCTGTTCGGTGTGGGGTTCGTGTCGTGGCTGCAGTTCGAGTCGCTGTACCGGATCGACGCGCTGTGCCTGTGGTGCTGCCTCGCGTGGGCCGCGACGATCCCGCTGTTCTGGTACGTGACGTCGTTCGCCGTGCGGCACGCCTTCCTGCCCGCGCCTCGGCCGGTGCGCCGCTTCCTCGACGAGTTCACCTGGCTGCCGCCGGTGCTGCACCTCGGCGTCGTCGGCATGCTGGTCCTGACGCGCTGGTGGGACTTCTGGACGAGCTGA
- a CDS encoding lipopolysaccharide biosynthesis protein, translated as MTDTPTRQHRPVTTLARSLPPWSLLTAGAVAGGLLGGTYGLVRTPEYTATSYVVAVPTAKSDTATALGFAQAYGRVAPQLAVLGDAQVWAGVPVRTLQDSVRTATSPDAPMVAVTATSARPDLAADMANAVARALTRHADDTERSTHVELRQFARALPPAEPSSATASVTGLVGASAGGLLGGLAVLVRPRRAADQAGPPAAVPGPAVAADAHGQL; from the coding sequence ATGACCGACACCCCCACACGGCAGCACCGCCCGGTCACCACCCTCGCCAGGTCCCTGCCCCCCTGGTCACTGCTCACGGCCGGGGCCGTGGCGGGGGGGCTGCTCGGCGGCACGTACGGCCTGGTCAGGACACCGGAGTACACGGCGACCAGCTATGTCGTCGCCGTGCCGACGGCGAAGTCCGACACCGCCACCGCCCTCGGCTTCGCCCAGGCCTACGGCCGGGTCGCCCCGCAACTCGCCGTGCTCGGGGACGCGCAGGTGTGGGCGGGCGTGCCCGTGCGGACACTCCAGGACAGCGTCCGCACGGCGACCTCGCCGGACGCGCCGATGGTGGCGGTCACGGCGACCTCCGCCCGTCCGGACCTGGCCGCCGACATGGCCAACGCCGTGGCCCGGGCGCTGACCCGGCACGCGGACGACACCGAGCGGTCCACCCACGTCGAACTCCGGCAGTTCGCCCGCGCCCTGCCGCCCGCCGAGCCGTCCTCGGCGACCGCCTCGGTGACGGGACTGGTCGGCGCGAGCGCGGGCGGCCTGCTCGGCGGGCTGGCGGTGCTGGTCCGCCCCCGGCGGGCCGCCGACCAGGCCGGGCCGCCCGCCGCCGTGCCCGGCCCGGCCGTCGCCGCCGACGCCCACGGACAGCTGTGA
- a CDS encoding tyrosinase family protein, producing MAYTRKDVSTLTRTERRRFVKAMLEVKRRGEYDEFVRTHIEYYTADGEDGLRTAHMAPSFLPWHRQFLLELEKALRRVDASVSVPYWDWTRDRTTTSVPWTADLLGGNGRRSDRQVTTGPFAYAEGNWTIREGVTDEEFLTRDLGRARDPIKLPTRSELEWALKDPVYDVSPWDSTAGKGFRNKLEGWGSGRGSASWYNHNRVHRWVGGVMVGGASVNDPVFWLHHAFIDLVWSRWQRRHRNHRYLPAKPPGPDSAQYRRVVARHEKLPPWDVTPDQLEDHERIYRYA from the coding sequence ATGGCGTACACGCGTAAGGACGTCAGCACCCTGACGCGCACCGAGAGGCGCCGGTTCGTCAAGGCGATGCTGGAGGTGAAGCGGCGGGGCGAGTACGACGAGTTCGTGCGCACGCACATCGAGTACTACACCGCCGACGGCGAGGACGGCCTGCGCACGGCCCACATGGCGCCCTCCTTCCTGCCCTGGCACCGGCAGTTCCTGCTGGAGCTGGAGAAGGCGCTGCGCCGGGTCGACGCGTCGGTGTCCGTGCCGTACTGGGACTGGACGCGCGACCGCACGACCACGTCGGTGCCCTGGACCGCCGACCTCCTCGGCGGCAACGGGCGGCGCTCCGACCGCCAGGTGACGACCGGGCCGTTCGCCTACGCGGAGGGCAACTGGACCATCAGGGAGGGCGTGACCGACGAGGAGTTCCTCACCCGGGACCTCGGCCGCGCCCGCGACCCGATCAAGCTGCCCACCAGGAGCGAGCTGGAATGGGCCCTGAAGGACCCGGTGTACGACGTCTCGCCCTGGGACTCGACGGCGGGCAAGGGCTTCCGCAACAAGCTGGAGGGGTGGGGGAGCGGGCGGGGCAGCGCCTCCTGGTACAACCACAACCGCGTGCACCGCTGGGTCGGCGGGGTCATGGTCGGCGGCGCGTCCGTCAACGACCCGGTCTTCTGGCTGCACCACGCCTTCATCGACCTGGTGTGGTCCCGCTGGCAGCGGCGCCACCGCAACCACCGCTACCTGCCGGCGAAGCCGCCGGGACCGGACAGCGCGCAGTACCGGCGGGTGGTGGCGCGGCACGAGAAGCTGCCGCCGTGGGACGTGACGCCGGACCAGCTGGAGGACCACGAGCGGATCTACCGGTACGCGTGA
- a CDS encoding polysaccharide deacetylase family protein has product MAAPVDSPDTGTRARPGPVPFVAMYHSVGDPSDDPYRITVTPERLDRQLGWLRRRGLRGVSMAELLAARARGAGRDLVGLTFDDGYADFVTEALPVLRRHGCGATLFVLPGRLGGDNAWDPLGPRKPLLTADGVRHAAAEGIEIGSHGLTHVDLTEADDIALTSEVEGSRTVLAELTGTPPAGFCYPYGTVDRRAVDAVRDAGYTYGCAIDPGPLGGPHALPRAHIGQNDTAVRLFLKHRLHRLRRRPVEEPR; this is encoded by the coding sequence ATGGCCGCTCCCGTTGACTCCCCGGACACCGGCACCCGCGCCAGACCCGGCCCGGTCCCGTTCGTGGCGATGTACCACTCCGTCGGCGACCCCTCGGACGACCCGTACCGCATCACCGTCACCCCCGAGCGGCTGGACCGGCAGCTCGGCTGGCTGCGGCGGCGCGGACTGCGCGGCGTGTCGATGGCCGAGCTGCTCGCCGCCCGGGCCCGCGGCGCGGGCCGCGACCTGGTCGGGCTCACCTTCGACGACGGATACGCCGACTTCGTCACCGAGGCCCTGCCCGTGCTGCGCCGCCACGGCTGCGGCGCCACCCTGTTCGTGCTGCCGGGCCGGCTCGGCGGCGACAACGCCTGGGACCCGCTGGGCCCGCGCAAGCCGCTGCTGACCGCCGACGGCGTCCGGCACGCGGCGGCCGAGGGCATCGAGATCGGCTCGCACGGCCTCACCCACGTCGACCTGACCGAGGCGGACGACATCGCCCTGACGTCGGAGGTCGAGGGCAGCAGGACGGTGCTCGCGGAGCTGACCGGCACCCCGCCCGCCGGCTTCTGCTACCCCTACGGCACGGTCGACCGGCGGGCCGTCGACGCCGTACGGGACGCCGGCTACACCTACGGCTGCGCCATCGACCCCGGCCCGCTCGGCGGCCCGCACGCCCTGCCCCGGGCGCATATCGGCCAGAACGACACCGCCGTACGGCTGTTCCTGAAGCACCGGCTGCACCGGCTGCGCCGCCGACCCGTCGAGGAGCCGCGATGA
- a CDS encoding tyrosinase family oxidase copper chaperone, which yields MVVGVGGVPVGAAGDGGAAGTRRGVLRGLAAAAAGAVLAPVAVAAWPEESDGKNTAVRAGDGMFEETYRGRLIRGVPIPSPEQEVGDVDWHVTVDGRPLHLMRRADGSWLSMVDHYRSYPTPLAATRAAVDEMGPGQRLRDLPGHGPGHQDGGAHGVHA from the coding sequence ATGGTCGTAGGCGTCGGTGGAGTACCGGTGGGAGCGGCGGGGGACGGGGGCGCCGCGGGCACCCGGCGGGGTGTGCTGCGCGGCCTGGCGGCCGCGGCGGCCGGCGCCGTGCTGGCCCCCGTCGCCGTGGCCGCCTGGCCCGAGGAGTCCGACGGCAAGAACACGGCCGTGCGGGCCGGTGACGGCATGTTCGAGGAGACCTACCGGGGCCGCCTCATCCGCGGCGTGCCGATCCCCTCCCCGGAGCAGGAGGTCGGTGACGTGGACTGGCACGTCACCGTGGACGGGCGGCCGTTGCACCTGATGCGCCGCGCCGACGGCAGCTGGCTGAGCATGGTGGACCACTACCGCTCCTATCCCACCCCGCTGGCGGCGACCCGCGCCGCCGTCGACGAAATGGGCCCGGGGCAGCGCCTGCGCGACCTGCCCGGCCACGGCCCGGGACACCAGGACGGGGGAGCCCATGGCGTACACGCGTAA